Below is a window of Acanthochromis polyacanthus isolate Apoly-LR-REF ecotype Palm Island chromosome 18, KAUST_Apoly_ChrSc, whole genome shotgun sequence DNA.
AGCGCACTCACTGGGGCTCTCCGAGAGGTTTGACTACAGGCCACGGCATGTCAGGTAAAGGCGCCTGGGGCTCGGCGGGGGCTTcgtgctgctgcttctgttggTTGGCCCAGTTCAAGTCCACGCCGTTCTTCTTTAATGCAGCCAAGTGCTTGATGTCCAGCGTGGTGAAGGTGGTGAACTGGACCTGGTTCCTCTTGCTGGTTGGAGAATGAAGCGGATCGCTGCGGTGCGGCCTCGCCAGCAGGGTGGCCGACCGGTTCGCCATGGGGTCGACTGCTTTTGCTTGaaagtgctgctgctgggagCTGGTCCTGCTGCGACCCAGCGTGGCAGTTCTCTCTGGGATGGCGGGGGCGCTGACTGTGGGCAGGGTGCTCTCCAGACCGCGAGTGGCCATTGAATCGATGGAATGACGGGACTCCAGAGGGCGATGAGACTCGTGTTTTAACGTGGACACTTGAGTTGGAACACCCGGGACAGGAGCAGCACGATTGCCGCCACCCAGCCACACCCAGTCGTGCTTGTGTTCTTTTGGGTCAGCGCTGGGTATCGGGCCTGCCTGTGTGGGGGTCTTCTGCTTACGGAAACACAGATTATACGAAGCACAGTTGATAAAAAAAGCCAAGATAGCCACACAGGAGACCCCCACCAAGGTATACATGCCGATTTCCAAGTCAGACATGGCTCTGAAAGTCTTAATGAGGTCGCTTTCAATTACTTTAGGAGTTTTAGATTTGGGAGGCTGCTTCTTTGGGGTCACTTCTGCTTTAGGGATGTCTTTGTTCTGAGGTGAATTAGGGATGTCGAGCATGTTTCCATAGCTTCTCTTCTGGCCCTCTCCTTTACTGAAAACACCTACTGTTGTTGCTATAGGTATGGCGGTGCTCCGCTTTGTATTTGGCTTAGTCACAGCTGTGGTGGAAGCCGTGGTAACAACAGCATTAGCAGTACCTCTTGTGGGCTTGCTCGTCGTTCCAATCCACACAACATGCGGCTGCATATTTCTGGCTGAAAACGTCGTTGAAGTGGTGGTTTCTGTCACGGTGGCCTCTCTCGCTGTGCTCCTTGACGGCAATTTATTCATGTCTTTCACACCACCCTGTGATGTAACTGTTCTTCTAAGTTGACCCACCAGTTCTGATGCACCGCCATCCAAATCTTTACTTCCATCAGCACCTCCTTCTCGCGCTACGACTCTGCTGCTATTCTGGAAGTTGATCTTGAGAAGCCCCGTTCCAACCGCCAACTTGCTCTTCCTCTTAGATTTCTGGCATTCTTCACAGATCCTCAGCTCCACTCTCACTAGCGCCCCCTTGCCTTCACCTTCGCCCTGTGCTACTACAAATGTGGACTGCGGGGTGCGACGTACTGTGGCCACCCTCTCATCTGGAGTGGAGACCGTCAGAGAGTAGACGCTGCGATCAAACATGTCCAGTGGAGTAACTGCACCATCGCTGAACTGAACCCAGCAGCTCACCACTGCTTCCTGTCAGATAAAGAAAAGGAAGAGTTTTAATCAAactctgataaaaaaaatttcttaatttacaataaaacacatcaacaaataatcaaacaccattagaaacaaaaaatattagatTAACTCATCTACAAAAGTGATTTCCAGGCCTTCACAATCCCACATCATAGATCTTGACATAACATAATCTAGACTATTTGTCCATTtatcttttttgcttttctatcAGTGCAATTTCCAGGTTCGCCTggcaaaacaggaaataaagcaGTCGACCTTCCTGTTTCTTTTGTTCTACAAGAACAACCGACTCGAGCATcttttcagaaaataaaatgataataacAGAGTGCTTTAAATaatgaggaaggaaggaaggaaggaaggaaggaaggaaggaaggaaagaaggaaaaacggaaggaaggaaagaaggaaggaaggaaggacaaGAGGAAGGAAACAAAGACAAGGGAGGACAGAAGAAAGGAAAGTACAAAAGAggacagaaggaaagaaagaaagacagaagggcAGAATGACAGAAGGAAGAACAGGATAGAATGACAgaaggaaagacagaaagacaaaaggacagaatgaagaaaagaaggacagaaggaaggaaagaaggacaGAGGGAAAGAAAGGCAGAAAGCAAGTTGGAacgaacaaaataaaatgaacaaaagaactGTAATAACAGAGCAATGTAGAGATCAAATGTAGAGAACTAAGTCAGAGCAGATGCAGAAAAATCAATCGACCCCTCGACTGTATTCCCATGGCTATTATTAACAATAAAAGGCCTATGTTAATCTctttataatatatattattaaataTCTTATCTGTCTCTATCCCTTCATTTTGTAATAGAAGTCCGTtagaagaacaaaaaataaattgcgGCACAAAGGTCACGCTAAGAACTGAATTAGCCAGCCAAATCACATTAATACACAATGACCTATTTCCTGTAGCTAATGTAAGCTACTGGGTCGCCACAGACCTAACCCATATTTTGGATTTGAATACATTATGAATCGCCCGGAGCAGGACGTTAACAGCTTGCCATCGCAGACACAATTGGCTGGTCATCTGCACTGGCATGGTTCTAATAGTTTGTTATTGACAGTGGCAGGCCGGCAACAGCAGCAGCGTACTGGAGGTAAAGTGAGCCGTCGTTCCAGCAGCTATGGACCACCTAATTGCCGCCCCTCCGTGCCTGCAACAGGAAGCCGGTTTTAAAATGGGCAAGATGCCACAGCTAAATGTGCGAGTGAGCTTTTAAAATGATCATCTGTGCGTGCTGTCTGCCTCTCGCCGCTCTTTCACACAGCATGGGAGCTGCAGATGACGGTCTGGGCTGTGAACACAATGAGATCACATTCAGAGAGGCAAACGGGAAACGCAAAAATTACCAGGCCCCTAAGGTCTTGCTGCCGAGAGCATTGTTTAAAATCAGGTGTTTTCTATAGATGGCAATTATACCTTTGCTGGAAAATTCTCATTTAGTTTCACAACATCATTTAGTTTTCAGTTTATCACACTATGGTATCATGGCAAGTCCATAGAGTCGATTTCCTTCACATAAACTGTACAACAAAGCTGCCTCTGATTGAATCGTCAGTGGAAGCAACTTAAAGACTCATCcagtcaagttttttttaaatcttgttaGCATCTccatatggcattttttatGTGCTAGAAGACATCAGAAGCAAGACAGGCATGGTAGAGGGTTTCCACCTTGAAGCTGCAGCATACAGGCTCAAAAGCATGTTCTCAGACATCTAGGGTTTCATACACACAGGAATAAAACTAAGGAACCAATCGCCTCTACTTCCAGTGTGGTGCTTTCAGTATCATTATGCTCCTTCAGAATCAGTTCCACCTTCAAAATGTGTGGCTGAATCACTCCAAGTTATTAAAAGTTGCAATTGTACAGTGTAGAATAGCTTGTTTTAGTTTAGCTGAAATTTATTTTCAGGCAAGATGGAATTagatttgcagaaaaaaaacttctataTATACAATTTTTTAATAAAGAGTTTAATCAAGGGACTTTCAACAAATGTTACGTAGTGTTGTTAACATTTGTTATTCCGCTTTTGAGGTTATGATATTTGAAATTTGGactgttttaaaagaaaaccatCTTAGGTCAAAACTAGGGATCGACcgatatttgtgtttttagggCCGATGCCAATTACTGATGATCAAGAAAGACCGATATCTGATATTTGGAACAGATATACATcacatgtaatgttttaacagcatgtgatagcagggaACTTCTCATCCATAACTAGTCTGCTTCTTTAATAAGGGTGACTTTAACTGAATTTTCAAActagaaataggagtgattacATTAGAACATCTTTTTCCATTTACATGGGATCtactgagattgatcagtttgtctcctgaaGCTGTGTCAatatatataattgcgggactttttgtaacacaCTTGACaagtatcatagttgacatttttgctattttttggcCTGGAATCAACATTTCTATTATTCTGACccaacaccacatggcatttttagagaaagattcttctacatattatatatacaattgagtaaaattgaaaatcttaaagcattattaattattgtcaTTCAGACTCCGTTTCAGgtgctgccttctaacttagctgctagccatTAGCATAGCCGTATCCATTGGGAAAggagctaatttcctggtttgtggcaacaaCTATTGTgccttgttcagtttttgcagtctctgcttgagagacatttctatCGCTAGTCAAAACATAATAACGCTGCACTGCTTTCACACTGGGATGCTTCTCACTGTTATAAACAACATCACTGCGTATTGTCAAACACAGGAATGCAAAGAGCTGTTGAAGTAAATATGCTCGTGCATCACTGTCTTATAGAGAATTCCCAGTTTCTGTTTGATTTGCTCTAAAGATGATGCAACTTGCTAGCAAGGCCGCAGAAAGATTGGTCAAGTGGAATATCTCACACAATTCTGCAGCAGATATCAGAATCCACTACTACTTCCTTCAATTCCcttcaaagaaacaaaaatcccTTCTTTTCAAGATGCCACTTGTCTCCCTTGGCCTCTGTCCAGACTTTACTCCCTGCCCACCACCAGAGCTTCCAtggatatacacacgtggacaaaattgttggtacccctcagttaaagaaggaaaaacccacaattctcactgaaatcacttgaaactcacaaaagtaacaataaataaaaatttattgaaaattaaataatcaaaatcagccatcacttttgaattgttgattaacataattattttaaaaaacaaactaatgaaatagtgctggacaaaaatgatggtacccataacttaatattttgttgcacaaccttttgaggcaatcactgcaattaaacgatttctgtatttgtcaatgagcgttctgcagctgtcaacaggtattttggcccactcctcatgagcaaacagctccagttgtctcaggtttgatgggtgtcttctccaaatggcatgtttcagctccttccacttatgttcaatgggattcagatctgggctcatagaaggccactttagaatagtccaacgcttttctctcagccattcttgggtgtttttggctgtgtgctttggatcgttgtcctgttggaagacccatgacctgcgactgagaccaagctttctgacactaggcagcacatttctctccagaatgccttgatagtcttcagatttcatcgtaccttgcacactttcaagacaccctgtgccagatgcagcaaagcagccccaaaacattactgagcctcctccatgtttcaccgtagggacagtgttcttttcttcgtatgcttggtttttgagtctatgaacatagagttgatgtgccttaccaaaaagctccagtttggtctcatctgtccaaacgacattctcccagaagctttgtggcttgtcaacatgcatttttgcaaattccagtctggcttttttatgagtttttttcagcagtggtgtcctccttggtcgtctcccatgaagtccactttggctcaaacaacgacgaatggtgcgatctgacactgatgtaccttggccttggagttcacctttaatttctttggaggttgctctgggctctttggatacaattccaacgatccgtctcttcaatttgtcatcaattttcctcttgcggccacgtccagggaggttggctactgtcccgtgggtcttgaacttctgaataatatgagccactgttgtcacaggaacttcaagctgtttagagatggtcttatagcctttacctttaagatgtttgtctatcattttttttcggatgtcctgggacaattctctccttcgctttctgttgtccatgttcagtgtggtacacaccttttcaccaaacagcagggtgactacttgtctccctttaaataggcagactgactgattatgagtttggaaacacctgtgatgtcaattaaatgacacacctgagttaatcatgtcactctggtcaaatagttttcaatcttttatagaggtaccatcatttttgtccaggcctgtttcatttgtttgtttttttaaataattatgttaatcaacaattcaaaagtaatggctgtttttgattatttaattttcaataaatttttatttattgttacttttgtgagtttcaagtgatttcagtgagaattgtgggtttttccttctttaactgaggggtaccaacaattttgtccacgtgtgtaattccCTCCAACCACCTCTCAGAGCAACAGGAGACGGATCCTCGCTCCTTTCTACTCACAGCCTTTTGATTCCTTGCATGAACTATTCTGGCTCTTCTTGCCAGTGGTTGTAGAAAAAAAGTAGTGTAATGCAAGTAAGTTGTCTTATAAATTCCAAAGTCTCCACTCTCCAGGCACATGTTAACCCTTAAAAGGGTTAATATGAACATATACACTGCAAAATTAATATGTTAACTTAATTACACCTTAATTTCTGGCAATTCTTTTCGTCTCAGAGTATTAAATGCCCATAGAAAAACACCGACATTTATACTGAAGTCATATGAACAAGGTGAAAGAGGAGGTAAATGAAGATTGTACTGCTGTTTTGATTCCGAGTGCTTCCAAACAAAGGAACGGAAACTGCCAGCAGAGGTCGGTGTTAAGTGCCcacacctttaaaaaaacagacactaaaagagagaaaagcctTTCTTTCCTCACATATTCAAATGAAATGACCAATTGACCCTCCTCACATTTGACAGTTAAACTAAAATAATCTGAATtcagcatttgtttttgtgctctTAAGCAAGGCTTCTTATAAAACCATTTCTATGGGGATGACAttgacacatgcacacacacagcagtagATGACACTTTTCATATCTGTGCATTACAAAGATAAAGTTTATCATTAGTGCTTTAAAGACCAAGGGTGCTGTTTggtgtatttctcatcatgtaaAGACATTTCTAGGCACGTTTTGATGACATCTATCCAATGCCTACTTGTCTGTTTCAACAAGCGAAACCCCAAATCAGTTTTTTATTGTTCAAAAATCCAAATGAAAGCAAAAGGAATGGTCCTTGAGTTATGCTGCGAGGCAAAAAATGAGTAACTGTAAGTCTAACAGGCATGAAAACAGACGAGTGCCATCGCTACAACAGCAGCCGAGCAGTGCCCGACACTTTCTATGCTTTGTGTGTCCCGATTTTCCAGTTACTTACCTGTTTGAGTTGCATGATCCTCTCCCGTGTGGTTGCTGTGGCAACAATGGCCCTGTTGCTCTCTGGACTGAGTTGCAGGGACAGCGAGAGTCCGGAAACCAGCTGCACCCCCACCTCTGTCACACTGACTTTATCATCCACCACCCTGATGCTCCTCTCAGCCAGGACGGCTGACGTCAGAGGAGACAGCACCTGCAACAAGTACATCCTCATCCAGCTGCAGGAGGATTAACATAGATATAAACATACCGCTAAAATTACACGTGCGCACAAAGCTCACCTGTACAGAAGTAGCACCCACAGCCCGTCCTCGCACCACCACCCCATCCTGCACCCAGGCCACATCCGGATCTGCGACGTTCAGATTATAGCGTACAAGATTGGTAACATCCACCTGTCcatcagaaagagaaaaatgtgaatCAATGTGCAGCAAAAGGCAGAATAACTTTTAATTAGTCTCTCTTATCTAAGGATGAACTGGAAAAATCATCAACCTGCTTTCATCTGTGATGGTGTACAATTATTAAGGGTTAACCAGAATTATATTGCAGGCCATTAAATTAAAGAATGAATATGCCAAAgctattaaccctctgaaccccaaaactggTCTGCAAGTTTGAATggcattttgttttcatgaaaatgccaaaattacaccaattaTGAAAGCCAGAAACAGTAAAGACATAAAGAATTTTCAGAGTTTGAACTTTCCGTTAGTGTTTTTATTACTCATCAGCAACATGCCACTTGGTCTGGAAACTTAGAATTGAGATATTTTATCAGAATGTCCTTACTGTACATGTCTCCTTtataaaatttacaaaaaactgtttttttgctCTAATTAGATTGtggtaaaagcaaaaaaaaatatccatttGTCTGTACAACTAAGAAGCTGTTAGTGATTCAGTTGTAATGAGCAGTCATGTGACATAAATTCAgtgatttcttcttttttttgagcAAACTGGGCTAAACTATAGTCTGTGTATGTAAGAAAGTAAAGGAAGTAAATGCAAAACATAAGTCTTAAAATGTCTAATGTATGTAAAGAAATTCTTTATTTCATGGCACTGGTAGCACTCATGTTTTTTGTAtaagtaatcaaagaaattcaacttgtATATTTTCAATATAGGGAAGTATAAGGTTGTCttgctgcacaaaaacacatttatgagttctttctactttctatcatggttgtgctgtttcatcataaaggtgcaggacttcgtactgcagtaaaaaaatgagcccacagtgaataaaaatatgacaggaacaacaacaaaaaacattctgaaagtgcttggagttcagagggtgaaATCTGGAGGTGCTTTTACCTTCCAATCAGAACCCAGAAAGTACTCGACAGGTTCTTCCCCAGTCAGCGGGTCCGGCAGCACCTCGGCATCCGGCTGGGCGACAAACGGTGTGAGCACCCTTAGTGTGGAGTGCTGGTACTGCAGCATGCAACCCCTGCCCTtcctcatctcctcctcttcctcgctgTCCCATGTAGATCTGACACGGCATTAAAGCACAATCAGTCACATGCTTCTTGCTGAGAGTTAAACAAGGAGATACAACTTTAAAACCTGTTCACTAATTATGAAGCCGCAGCCAGCAGGCAGTCAGTGTAGCCTAGCACAAGGACTGTGAGCAGCAtacatatttcatgttttgtttgtttaatccgCAAAAAccagtgtaaaaattacatttgctGAGGTTATTTACAGTCTTATTTCTTTTCCAGGCACTCCAAGATACAGTCCAGTGcataattacagttttttttgtaaccTTCGGACAGATCCAGCCTGCCGATCTCCCTTTGCCTCCAGTATTTTGCACACAACGATACCACAAAATGATTCAGTTAGTCTGCAATGTGACCTGCCGGCCAGccgaaggagagaaaaaaacagttaagaGCTGTGGTTGTTGCTTCTGCAGAGGCAAAACACATGCTGAGTGACCTTTTCTGCTAAATGAATTTAAGTTAAATTAACCAGGATCCCACGACTGAGTGGTTTGTTTGCGGGTGATAGAGGTTAAGCTGTGAACCATCTACAAACCCCTCAGCAATGATCATATAATTATCATACACACAGCTGGTCTGCCACGCGCTGCAACACCCACAGGTGTGCTGCAGGGTTGGTTGATATGTTTTCACACTGCAGGCAGATAGCTGATGTCAAGAGCTGGAGCCCAAATAAACACCATTATTATGTAGCCTAGAGTCAGAGCTTAACATGTGATGGAAATGCAGCTTGAATTAAATCAGCTTTGATTCAACACCCGACCGCAAAATAGCTGAATCCGGTTGTCCAACTCATAGAGGTTATCAGTACTGtacaggaaacaaacatgtcATATCAATACCTTTGTCTTACGTTTGTCCTTCACATGATTTAAAGAGCCTTTAAAATCACAGCTTTTATAGTGATTACAATCCACTTCATGGCATTTTTACTCTCTTTTTTCAAATCACACTTACTGATTTTCAAAAACACTTGAGCACGAAAGTTTCTATGTTTAGTTACTTCACTGTGGTTCCCCCACTTTTCAATTAGTTCTTCAATAACCCTTGAGCCATGGTGCATTTTATAGGGTTGCCAGGGTGCTAATTAGCATCACTGAGGACTATTATTATAAGTGTTAATTAAACTGTATTACTGTTAACTGATTACAAGTCTTACAGTGCATAAAAAACATGCAGAGTTGAGGATATATCATGACTCCACACAGTTTCAGCAGACTTTAGGAAAAAGTAAACAGAATTTAAGCTTAAAGCCAGATATCAGTTTGTGTtgtaaaaaaattattagactgcccttgttttcctcaatttctcgttcattttaatgcctggtatcactaaaggtacatttgtttggacaaatacaaTGATAACAGAAATTGCTCAGAGTTTAacttaagagctgatatctaggcatgttctgtggttttctt
It encodes the following:
- the LOC110965883 gene encoding transmembrane protein 132D-like; this encodes MAFKVAGSQKAAVDPGRSSTPSSVYPTVNFQVLNVDHVFLRQDSPEPSGNGSLKAQSFLITGLGAGLLQPAVNASYGPLAVDASISPDLLLSSRRILPVILGRQVRSSSPAVKILFHMPSESNITAGRDTEGSREDDRKNGGVKAKDGAHCVTAYAFWETREVRGACLVPPGGFCVAQLKPEPNWFSSASRSGSSSREAERTEGVKGLQGNVVEVYFQSRRDQTGQCTPQDSLQRVGVGRGRDSGGSGTPMRRIGSVSLLRTPQGNPTFLRLRLGGAVVIQTSSKPLKATDVATFYVFLASTSTLEGFTLRATVKMGLSFSAARPSDSAMWDIIVEPATPNTVSVICSRKAAITAKRGLLEVLQLDFVPKEVSEQAESHTISWRLELPGNVKDVGLMRIHTTQKDYVGLAPLVMNTDVLNTAVLTGKMVSVPLKTLAVEADGSVTDVTNYTSCRSTDEDVLKVSERCNYVYVNDKETRGKSKVMLNFTYGFLSAQLEMSVWMPRLPLFIDVADPELSQIKGWRVPVTTGNRRSTWDSEEEEEMRKGRGCMLQYQHSTLRVLTPFVAQPDAEVLPDPLTGEEPVEYFLGSDWKVDVTNLVRYNLNVADPDVAWVQDGVVVRGRAVGATSVQVLSPLTSAVLAERSIRVVDDKVSVTEVGVQLVSGLSLSLQLSPESNRAIVATATTRERIMQLKQEAVVSCWVQFSDGAVTPLDMFDRSVYSLTVSTPDERVATVRRTPQSTFVVAQGEGEGKGALVRVELRICEECQKSKRKSKLAVGTGLLKINFQNSSRVVAREGGADGSKDLDGGASELVGQLRRTVTSQGGVKDMNKLPSRSTAREATVTETTTSTTFSARNMQPHVVWIGTTSKPTRGTANAVVTTASTTAVTKPNTKRSTAIPIATTVGVFSKGEGQKRSYGNMLDIPNSPQNKDIPKAEVTPKKQPPKSKTPKVIESDLIKTFRAMSDLEIGMYTLVGVSCVAILAFFINCASYNLCFRKQKTPTQAGPIPSADPKEHKHDWVWLGGGNRAAPVPGVPTQVSTLKHESHRPLESRHSIDSMATRGLESTLPTVSAPAIPERTATLGRSRTSSQQQHFQAKAVDPMANRSATLLARPHRSDPLHSPTSKRNQVQFTTFTTLDIKHLAALKKNGVDLNWANQQKQQHEAPAEPQAPLPDMPWPVVKPLGEPQ